From a single Halobacteriovorax sp. HLS genomic region:
- a CDS encoding radical SAM protein translates to MNELNIILGHKCNYTCTHCVNSSGPDQVSSKLSDDEISNITTQIKEHAPKLVLFTGGEPTLYLKDMNQFIREHPNKLEAKFGITTNGWFGSSIEQTRILLDKVDRLDFVQVSFDAFHGTKTEYSYIKNIRDYCESKGMSFNISMAIAEPKDLLMAQELIKDLGVKVIFQKVSKVGRAQENNITYKYFKFEESVLDEKCPNVDSFTYIPAKGYSNCCGNLVYNDVTQDICNTEFDDYISSDIFKTLRNKTFKEMLADKEIDTAQIPVDCSSACNLCEFIFKRSS, encoded by the coding sequence ATGAATGAATTAAATATTATTCTAGGACACAAGTGTAACTACACATGCACACACTGCGTCAACTCGTCTGGTCCTGATCAAGTATCATCGAAGCTATCTGATGATGAAATCTCCAATATTACGACCCAGATAAAAGAACATGCTCCAAAGCTTGTTCTATTCACTGGAGGAGAGCCAACTCTCTATCTAAAAGATATGAACCAATTTATTAGAGAACATCCAAACAAGCTCGAAGCAAAGTTTGGAATAACAACAAACGGATGGTTTGGTAGTAGTATTGAACAAACTAGAATTCTTCTTGATAAGGTGGATAGACTAGACTTTGTGCAAGTATCATTTGATGCTTTTCACGGAACAAAGACTGAGTACTCTTATATTAAGAATATAAGAGATTACTGTGAGTCAAAAGGCATGAGCTTTAATATCTCTATGGCAATCGCTGAACCAAAGGACCTTCTAATGGCCCAAGAGCTTATTAAAGACCTTGGCGTTAAGGTAATTTTTCAAAAAGTTTCTAAAGTCGGTAGAGCGCAAGAAAATAATATTACTTACAAGTATTTTAAGTTTGAAGAATCTGTCTTAGATGAAAAGTGCCCAAATGTAGATTCTTTTACCTATATACCAGCAAAAGGATACTCTAACTGCTGCGGAAACCTTGTCTATAATGATGTCACACAAGATATTTGCAACACAGAGTTCGATGATTATATATCAAGTGATATTTTTAAGACATTAAGAAATAAAACTTTTAAAGAAATGTTAGCAGACAAAGAGATAGATACTGCGCAAATCCCTGTGGACTGTTCTAGTGCCTGTAACCTATGTGAATTTATTTTCAAGAGGTCATCATGA
- a CDS encoding DUF445 domain-containing protein encodes MNKSLLTNIISISLIVIGYITPYFSEQIKVMGLYSFSGAITNWLAIHMLFEKVPGLYGSGIITERFQEFKTGIRALIMNQFFTRENFEKFMSESTTNLLKIEEDTLVETIDFDKVFEKLKAAIMESPFGSMIGMFGGPSALDGLKPQFELKFKEIIADMINDENFIKNLTKNSEGSSDLFSNVEGLVDGRLNELTPKMVKEIIQDMIKSHLGWLVVWGGVFGALIGLLTTLL; translated from the coding sequence ATTAATAAGAGCTTACTCACAAATATCATCTCTATTTCTCTAATTGTAATTGGTTATATTACTCCATACTTTTCCGAACAAATTAAAGTCATGGGTCTGTACTCATTTTCAGGTGCTATAACAAACTGGCTGGCGATTCATATGCTCTTTGAAAAAGTTCCAGGACTCTATGGTTCGGGAATTATCACAGAGAGATTCCAAGAATTTAAAACAGGAATCAGAGCTCTCATAATGAATCAATTCTTTACTAGAGAGAATTTTGAAAAATTTATGAGCGAATCAACAACGAATCTTTTAAAAATTGAAGAAGATACTCTCGTTGAGACAATTGACTTTGATAAAGTTTTTGAAAAACTAAAGGCCGCGATTATGGAATCTCCTTTTGGATCTATGATCGGAATGTTTGGCGGTCCTAGTGCTCTTGATGGCCTAAAGCCTCAATTCGAACTAAAGTTTAAAGAGATCATTGCGGATATGATTAACGACGAAAACTTCATCAAGAATCTTACTAAGAACTCAGAAGGTTCAAGTGATCTCTTCTCAAATGTCGAAGGCCTAGTTGACGGAAGACTAAACGAGCTTACTCCAAAAATGGTTAAAGAAATCATTCAAGATATGATCAAATCACACCTAGGTTGGCTAGTTGTTTGGGGTGGAGTCTTTGGTGCCTTAATTGGTCTTCTCACTACCCTCCTGTAG